One Cuculus canorus isolate bCucCan1 chromosome 2, bCucCan1.pri, whole genome shotgun sequence genomic region harbors:
- the HUS1 gene encoding checkpoint protein HUS1 isoform X1, with amino-acid sequence MRFRAKIVDLACLNHFSRVTGTIARLARSCTLRLTAGKLFFILADRAAGGGAGLWCELCQGNYFDEFQMEGVAAEHNEIYLEVVPENLSRALKTAQNAKAFKIKLTNKHCPCLRVAVELPSLSTSSRIVTHDIPVGVIPRRLWNDFREPSVPDFDVSIYLPVLKTMKSVVERMKNLSNSIVIEANLSGEMNLKIETDLVCVTTHFKDLGNPPWASADGCQSSSQGRDPESMAEARIDIKKLQQLLAGQQVNPTKALCNIVNKRIVHFVLLHEDVLLQYFIPALA; translated from the exons ATGCGATTTCGGGCCAAGATCGTGGATCTCGCCTGCCTCAACCACTTCAGCC GTGTGACGGGCACGATCGCCAGGCTGGCCCGGAGCTGCACACTTCGTCTTACCGCCGGGAAGCTCTTCTTCATCCTCGCTGATCGCGCGGCCGGCGGGGGTGCGGGGTTGTGGTGCGAGCTGTGCCAG GGCAATTACTTCGATGAATTTCAGATGGAAGGAGTAGCTGCAGAGCACAATGAAATCTATTTAGAGGTGGTGCCTGAGAACCTGTCGAGAGCATTAAAAACTGCCCAGAATGCTAAGGCGTTCAAGATAAAGCTGACTAACAAACACTGTCCCTGTCTCAGAGTTGCTGTGGAGCTG CCATCCTTATCAACCAGCAGTAGGATTGTGACACATGACATTCCCGTGGGGGTTATTCCCAGGAGATTATGGAATGACTTCAGAGAGCCCAGTGTGCCAGACTTTGAT GTCAGTATTTACCTGCCTGTGCTTAAAACAATGAAGAGTGTTGTGGAGAGGATGAAGAATCTCAGCAATTCCATT GTGATTGAAGCAAACCTGAGTGGAGAAATGAACTTGAAAATAGAAACTGACTTAGTATGTGTAACAACGCATTTTAAAGACTTAGGAAATCCTCCCTGGG CATCAGCAGATGGATGTCAAAGCTCTTCTCAAGGCAGAGATCCAGAGAGCATGGCTGAGGCACGCATAGACATcaagaagctgcagcagctgcttgctGGACAGCAGGTTAATCCCACAAAAGCATTGTGCA ATATTGTGAATAAGAGAATTGTCCACTTTGTCTTGCTCCATGAGGATGTTTTGCTTCAGTATTTTATTCCAGCACTTGCCTGA
- the HUS1 gene encoding checkpoint protein HUS1 isoform X2, with the protein MRFRAKIVDLACLNHFSRVTGTIARLARSCTLRLTAGKLFFILADRAAGGGAGLWCELCQGNYFDEFQMEGVAAEHNEIYLEVVPENLSRALKTAQNAKAFKIKLTNKHCPCLRVAVELVSIYLPVLKTMKSVVERMKNLSNSIVIEANLSGEMNLKIETDLVCVTTHFKDLGNPPWASADGCQSSSQGRDPESMAEARIDIKKLQQLLAGQQVNPTKALCNIVNKRIVHFVLLHEDVLLQYFIPALA; encoded by the exons ATGCGATTTCGGGCCAAGATCGTGGATCTCGCCTGCCTCAACCACTTCAGCC GTGTGACGGGCACGATCGCCAGGCTGGCCCGGAGCTGCACACTTCGTCTTACCGCCGGGAAGCTCTTCTTCATCCTCGCTGATCGCGCGGCCGGCGGGGGTGCGGGGTTGTGGTGCGAGCTGTGCCAG GGCAATTACTTCGATGAATTTCAGATGGAAGGAGTAGCTGCAGAGCACAATGAAATCTATTTAGAGGTGGTGCCTGAGAACCTGTCGAGAGCATTAAAAACTGCCCAGAATGCTAAGGCGTTCAAGATAAAGCTGACTAACAAACACTGTCCCTGTCTCAGAGTTGCTGTGGAGCTG GTCAGTATTTACCTGCCTGTGCTTAAAACAATGAAGAGTGTTGTGGAGAGGATGAAGAATCTCAGCAATTCCATT GTGATTGAAGCAAACCTGAGTGGAGAAATGAACTTGAAAATAGAAACTGACTTAGTATGTGTAACAACGCATTTTAAAGACTTAGGAAATCCTCCCTGGG CATCAGCAGATGGATGTCAAAGCTCTTCTCAAGGCAGAGATCCAGAGAGCATGGCTGAGGCACGCATAGACATcaagaagctgcagcagctgcttgctGGACAGCAGGTTAATCCCACAAAAGCATTGTGCA ATATTGTGAATAAGAGAATTGTCCACTTTGTCTTGCTCCATGAGGATGTTTTGCTTCAGTATTTTATTCCAGCACTTGCCTGA